The following are encoded in a window of Syngnathoides biaculeatus isolate LvHL_M chromosome 3, ASM1980259v1, whole genome shotgun sequence genomic DNA:
- the LOC133497585 gene encoding gastrula zinc finger protein XlCGF57.1-like isoform X1, translating to MCANIAKEEYGENVCGAQEKERPRRLLDAVYRPRGLHGAEEDHHPERREPPDAPHVKEEEQEAEITAFTFTGVATKSEDDGERGRDAREDDLRLEQQEPPRAHVKEDELEDVPTQFPLTVIVKSEDSDEDHYGGFHSESLSVGDHSVGRYPDTDFGDEHSKGDVPCHTDSKHLKCSQCDGTFYNTSTLKRHTRTHTGEKPFACSVCDKRFTQKGHLIAHTRTHTGEKPFACSVCGKGFSRKGDLSIHTRTHTGEKPFACSVCGTRFRQKGDLIAHSRTHTGEKPFACSFCGTRFTQKGHLIAHTKTHTGEKTFACSFCGSRFTQKGDLRIHIRTHTGEKPFACSVCSLSFSVRSTLIQHMRTHTGEKPFSCSVCSKSFSKKTNLTAHTRTHAGEKPFGCTLCGKGFTQKGHLMAHTRTHTGEKTFACSVCDKRYTQKEHLTTHIRTHTGEKPFSCSVCDKRFHVKRQVKRHKCAGVRAVVNNATE from the exons AAGAAGATCATCACCCTGAGCGTCGGGAGCCCCCGGACGCCCCACAcgtgaaagaggaagagcaggaagcCGAAATCACGGCGTTTACATTCACCGGCGTCGCTACGAAGAGTGAAGATGATGGCGAGCGAGGTCGAG ACGCCCGTGAAGACGATCTTCGCCTTGAGCAGCAGGAGCCGCCGCGTGCTCACGTGAAAGAAGACGAGCTGGAGGATGTTCCGACTCAGTTTCCCTTGACGGTCATCGTGAAGAGTGAAGATAGTGATGAAGACCACTACGGAGGATTCCATTCAGAAAGCCTCTCAGTCGGTGACCACAGCGTGGGACGCTATCCTGACACTGACTTTGGTGACGAACACTCCAAAGGTGATGTGCCTTGTCACACTGACAGCAAACACttgaaatgttctcagtgtgaCGGAACGTTTTACAACACGTCGACGctgaaaagacacacaagaacccacacgggagaaaaaccctttgcctgctcagtttgtgacaAAAGGTTCACGCAAAAAGGACATTTAATAGCACACACGCGaacgcacactggagagaaaccgttTGCCTGCTCAGTATGTGGTAAAGGGTTTTCTAGAAAAGGAGATTTAAgtatacacacaagaacacacacgggTGAGAAACcctttgcctgctcagtttgtggtacaAGATTCAGACAGAAGGGAGATTTAATTGCACACTCAAGAACCCACACAGGGGAGAAACCCTTTGCCTGCTCATTTTGCGGCACAAGATTTACCCAGAAAGGACATTTAatagcacacacaaaaacgcacactggagagaaaacatttgcttgttcATTTTGTGgttcaagatttacacagaagggAGATTTAAGAATACAcataagaacacacactggggaaAAACCTTTTGCTTGCTCAGTTTGCAGCCTAAGCTTTAGTGTCCGTTCAACATTAATTCAACACATGAGgacgcacactggtgagaaacccttttcctgctcagtttgtagtAAAAGTTTCTCTAAAAAGACCAACTTAACCGCACATACTAGAACACATGCCGGAGAGAAACCGTTTGGCTGCACACTTTGCGGGAAAGGTTTCACTCAGAAAGGACATTTAATGGcccacacaagaacacacaccgggGAAAAAACGTTTGCTTGCTCAGTTTGTGACAAAAGATACACTCAGAAGGAACATTTAACAACACACATACGAACGCACACTGGCGAGAAACCGTTCAGTTGCAGTGTGTGTGACAAAAGATTCCATGTTAAACGTCAGGTTAAGAGACACAAGTGCGCTGGTGTCAGAGCTGTGGTCAATAATGCTACAGAATAA